One region of Pseudomonas alvandae genomic DNA includes:
- the ppa gene encoding inorganic diphosphatase, whose translation MSYSKIPAGKDLPNDIYVAIEIPANHAPIKYEIDKDSDCLFVDRFMATPMFYPANYGYIPNTLADDGDPLDVLVVTPYPVAPGSVIRARPVGILNMTDDGGGDAKVIAVPHDKLSQLYVDVKEYTDLPPLLIQQIEHFFANYKDLEKGKWVKIEGWAGADAAREAITKSVAAYKG comes from the coding sequence ATGAGCTACAGCAAGATTCCGGCTGGCAAAGACCTGCCGAACGACATCTACGTCGCGATCGAAATCCCGGCCAACCACGCCCCGATCAAATACGAAATCGACAAAGACAGCGATTGCCTGTTCGTTGACCGTTTCATGGCCACCCCGATGTTCTACCCGGCCAACTACGGTTACATCCCCAACACCCTGGCCGACGACGGCGACCCCCTCGACGTGCTGGTCGTGACCCCTTACCCAGTGGCCCCAGGCTCGGTCATCCGCGCCCGTCCAGTCGGCATCCTGAACATGACCGACGACGGCGGCGGCGATGCCAAAGTCATCGCAGTGCCACACGACAAACTGTCGCAACTGTACGTCGACGTGAAGGAATACACCGACCTGCCACCGCTGCTGATCCAGCAGATCGAGCACTTCTTCGCGAACTACAAAGACCTCGAAAAAGGCAAGTGGGTCAAGATCGAAGGCTGGGCCGGCGCAGACGCCGCCCGCGAAGCGATCACCAAGTCGGTTGCCGCCTACAAAGGCTGA
- a CDS encoding LexA family transcriptional regulator, which produces MKIHSSGDRFRALLREANIRSADFAKLYGVKSQHVNNWFNRGIPPGRIHSIASLLTVSPEWLARGEGPQTPLGLGPGTTYEAAENDGVYSVAEPTDIELPFYKEVPIAPGETKTRIVEIPDQSIRLPRSHLESLEIDPSDAICTTMVGDSMAERIEDGSTLAIDRGLTQIVDGQIYALEHDGMLRIKYLHRIPGNRLRLRSHNSAAYPDEVFSAEQIDKQHIHVIGWVFWWSTLNKQRPPVFD; this is translated from the coding sequence ATGAAAATACATTCCAGTGGCGACCGCTTCAGAGCCCTTCTCAGAGAAGCGAACATCCGATCCGCCGACTTCGCGAAGTTATACGGCGTGAAATCCCAACACGTGAACAACTGGTTCAACCGTGGCATCCCACCCGGGCGCATTCACAGCATCGCCAGCCTGCTGACCGTCAGCCCGGAATGGCTCGCCCGCGGCGAAGGCCCGCAAACCCCATTGGGCCTCGGCCCCGGCACCACCTATGAAGCCGCCGAAAACGACGGCGTCTACAGCGTGGCGGAACCCACGGACATCGAACTGCCTTTCTATAAGGAAGTCCCCATCGCCCCCGGCGAAACCAAGACCCGCATCGTCGAAATCCCCGACCAATCCATCCGCCTGCCCCGCAGCCACCTCGAATCCCTCGAAATCGACCCCAGCGACGCCATCTGCACCACCATGGTCGGCGACAGCATGGCCGAACGTATTGAAGACGGCTCCACACTCGCCATCGACCGCGGCCTGACGCAAATTGTTGATGGTCAAATCTATGCGCTGGAGCATGACGGCATGCTCCGCATCAAATACCTCCACCGCATCCCCGGCAACCGACTACGCCTGCGCAGCCACAACAGCGCTGCGTATCCCGACGAAGTCTTCAGCGCAGAACAGATCGACAAACAACACATCCACGTGATCGGCTGGGTGTTCTGGTGGTCAACCCTCAACAAACAGAGACCGCCGGTGTTCGACTAA
- a CDS encoding HNH endonuclease, with translation MSSSPTSNQSNPPWSRDELVLALDLYLLHRNGLPGVNHPDVQALSQSLNLIGNATGVSKNQSFRNTNGVCMKLNNFRRWDPSYTNTGRTGLAKGNKDEELVWLEFANDPVRLAEVVGAIKANVGTTAITPVDLSAEEEPGFFEAEEGKVLTRVHRVRERDKKLVKRKKDEALKTHGVLQCEACGFNFSKTYGPDVEGVIDVHHTKPLHTLQPGDRTKLADLALLCANCHRVVHSRRKWLSVIEVKDRYQAAKNTA, from the coding sequence ATGTCCTCTTCACCTACCAGCAATCAATCCAATCCGCCCTGGAGCCGTGACGAACTCGTCCTAGCTCTGGATCTGTACCTTCTTCACCGCAATGGTCTGCCGGGCGTTAATCATCCGGACGTCCAAGCCCTATCTCAGAGCCTCAATCTCATTGGCAACGCCACCGGTGTGAGCAAGAACCAGAGTTTTCGTAACACCAATGGTGTCTGCATGAAGCTCAATAATTTCCGTCGTTGGGATCCGAGCTACACCAACACGGGCCGCACAGGACTTGCAAAAGGCAATAAGGATGAGGAGTTGGTATGGCTGGAGTTCGCTAACGACCCCGTGCGCCTGGCCGAGGTCGTAGGAGCCATCAAGGCGAACGTCGGAACCACTGCTATTACGCCAGTAGATCTAAGTGCGGAGGAAGAGCCGGGATTCTTCGAAGCAGAGGAAGGAAAAGTGTTAACCCGCGTGCACCGTGTACGGGAAAGGGACAAAAAACTCGTCAAACGAAAAAAGGACGAAGCCCTGAAGACTCACGGTGTCCTCCAGTGCGAAGCCTGTGGCTTCAACTTCAGCAAAACATACGGTCCTGACGTCGAAGGCGTTATCGATGTGCACCACACCAAGCCACTACATACGCTCCAACCTGGCGATAGAACCAAGCTCGCGGACCTCGCATTGTTGTGTGCCAATTGCCATCGAGTGGTGCATTCACGCCGTAAGTGGCTGAGCGTAATCGAGGTGAAGGACCGCTACCAAGCAGCTAAAAACACAGCCTGA
- a CDS encoding nucleotide pyrophosphohydrolase translates to MSKADGPPKQLIDVENLAASLQRFADDRDWQQFHSPKNLLLALTGEVGELCDVFQWMSEADSLAAAKHPATAQSVKDELADVFMYLVRLSSVLGVDLNEAVMSKLALNGQKYPVDKAKSTSKKYDQL, encoded by the coding sequence ATGAGCAAGGCAGATGGCCCCCCAAAACAATTAATCGACGTGGAGAATCTTGCAGCGTCCCTTCAGCGCTTTGCAGATGATCGCGACTGGCAGCAATTCCACTCGCCCAAAAACCTTCTGCTAGCGCTGACAGGCGAGGTGGGTGAGCTTTGCGATGTGTTCCAGTGGATGAGCGAAGCCGACTCACTGGCTGCTGCCAAGCATCCGGCGACCGCCCAATCGGTGAAGGACGAGCTAGCCGACGTATTCATGTACTTAGTCCGTCTGAGCAGCGTGCTCGGAGTCGATCTCAACGAAGCGGTCATGAGCAAGCTTGCTCTGAACGGCCAAAAATACCCTGTCGACAAAGCCAAAAGCACCAGCAAAAAGTACGACCAACTCTGA
- a CDS encoding DUF6124 family protein: MAKITPNPPATDEHVSRAQTARNKKFDDAATRALDFYLKPTPKRETSDNPNSIFRIAPDVDSECLLASLSENLASANAMISDLAFDLDGSRRRVAMGILQVIEVSELLANRALDIVEVR; encoded by the coding sequence ATGGCTAAAATTACACCAAACCCGCCTGCTACAGATGAGCATGTGTCGCGCGCTCAGACTGCTCGTAACAAAAAGTTTGATGATGCTGCCACCCGGGCATTGGATTTTTATCTGAAGCCTACTCCGAAGAGAGAAACGTCTGACAATCCCAACAGCATTTTCCGTATTGCGCCGGATGTTGATTCGGAGTGTCTGCTTGCCAGCCTCAGTGAAAACCTGGCTTCAGCGAATGCCATGATCAGTGATCTGGCGTTTGATCTGGATGGGTCGCGACGGCGTGTTGCGATGGGGATTTTGCAGGTGATTGAGGTGAGTGAACTGTTGGCGAATCGGGCTTTGGATATTGTTGAGGTGAGATAG
- a CDS encoding aldehyde dehydrogenase family protein, translated as MNVSRLALAVVEPHIEVLNPFDGSVVGTVADVCASEVPHLLETGRSGVKACAALPRHRRASILEHAALNIERDAKAFARLIVDEAGKTLKQAEKEVKRCVNTLKLSAEEAKRNAGEIVPFDAYEGAESRQGWFTREPLGLIVAITPYNDPLNLVAHKLGPAIAGGNAVILKPSELAPLSALKLVSYLVAAGLPETVVTVATGGAELGKALVAARDVRMISFTGGFVTGEQIARTAGLKKLAMDLGGNAPVIVMSDCNLDAAVDSCVSGAFWAAGQNCIGTQRLLIHAPIYEAFRERFVNQAQALVVGNPLLANTDIGPMITQQAAQNAEQMVNEALQQGATLLCGHRRQGNCYAATVLENVDHSSRLWCNEAFAPVVVLQVFETFDEAIALANEPEYALHAGIFTNDLSTAMSAARRIEAGGVMINDSSDFRFDAMPFGGSKYGSLGREGVRFAYEEMTQPKVVCLNTLG; from the coding sequence GTGAACGTATCGCGCCTGGCCCTGGCGGTCGTCGAACCGCACATCGAAGTCCTCAACCCGTTTGACGGCAGCGTCGTCGGCACCGTCGCCGACGTGTGCGCCTCAGAAGTCCCGCACCTGCTCGAGACCGGCCGCAGCGGCGTAAAAGCCTGCGCCGCACTGCCGCGTCATCGCCGCGCCAGCATCCTCGAACACGCCGCACTCAACATCGAACGCGACGCCAAAGCCTTCGCCCGACTCATCGTCGACGAAGCCGGCAAGACCCTCAAACAGGCCGAAAAAGAAGTCAAACGCTGCGTCAACACCCTCAAACTCTCCGCCGAAGAAGCCAAGCGCAACGCCGGCGAAATCGTCCCGTTCGACGCCTACGAAGGCGCCGAATCGCGCCAGGGCTGGTTCACCCGCGAACCCCTGGGCCTGATCGTCGCCATCACCCCCTACAACGACCCGCTGAACCTGGTCGCCCACAAACTCGGCCCGGCCATCGCCGGCGGCAACGCGGTGATCCTCAAACCGTCCGAACTGGCACCGTTGTCGGCGCTCAAACTGGTGTCGTACCTGGTCGCCGCCGGCCTGCCTGAAACCGTGGTCACCGTCGCCACCGGCGGCGCGGAACTGGGCAAAGCCCTGGTCGCCGCCCGCGACGTGCGAATGATCTCCTTCACCGGCGGCTTCGTCACCGGCGAACAAATCGCCCGCACCGCCGGCCTGAAAAAACTCGCCATGGACCTCGGCGGCAACGCCCCCGTCATCGTCATGAGCGACTGCAACCTCGACGCCGCCGTCGACAGCTGCGTCTCCGGCGCCTTCTGGGCCGCCGGGCAAAACTGCATCGGCACCCAACGCCTGCTCATCCACGCACCGATCTACGAAGCCTTCCGCGAACGCTTCGTCAACCAGGCCCAAGCCCTCGTCGTCGGCAACCCGCTGCTCGCCAATACCGACATCGGGCCGATGATCACCCAGCAAGCTGCGCAGAACGCCGAACAGATGGTGAACGAAGCGCTGCAACAAGGCGCCACGTTGCTCTGTGGCCACCGTCGTCAGGGCAATTGCTATGCGGCTACGGTGTTGGAAAATGTCGATCATTCCAGCCGGCTCTGGTGCAACGAAGCGTTTGCGCCGGTGGTGGTTTTGCAGGTGTTCGAGACGTTTGATGAGGCGATTGCGTTGGCTAACGAGCCTGAGTACGCCCTTCACGCTGGGATTTTCACCAATGATCTGTCCACGGCGATGAGCGCTGCGCGACGGATCGAGGCGGGGGGCGTGATGATCAATGACTCGTCGGATTTCCGGTTTGATGCGATGCCGTTTGGTGGTTCCAAGTATGGGAGTTTGGGCAGGGAAGGGGTGCGGTTTGCGTATGAGGAAATGACCCAGCCGAAGGTGGTTTGTTTGAATACGTTGGGGTGA
- a CDS encoding homoserine dehydrogenase: protein MTEYKLALVGFGGVNRALAQLIAERNQQWKTELGFTLKIVGVTDLFLGSVMNRHGLDAASLARLPASKGAMAQLPGGTVDALNEAVIKDCGADIIAEATFTNPVDGEPATSFCRWALERGKHVVTTNKGPIALHGAELKALAQRNNVAFEYEGSVMSGTPVIRLAKQALAGSSISGFEGILNGTSNFVLTAMEGGLGFAEAVSQAQALGYAEADPTADVEGHDVRLKVVILANELLDAKLTVNDVSCKGISALSLDDIEKARRDNARWKLIGAATRNADGSISASVEPRLLSNDHPLASISSATNAVSFTSELLGAVTVSGPGAGRTETAFALLSDIISIHQSATRKQEHTL from the coding sequence ATGACTGAATACAAACTGGCTCTAGTCGGCTTCGGCGGTGTAAATCGGGCATTGGCCCAACTGATTGCCGAGCGCAACCAGCAGTGGAAAACCGAACTCGGCTTCACCCTGAAAATCGTCGGCGTGACCGACCTGTTCCTCGGTTCGGTGATGAACCGCCACGGCCTCGACGCCGCCTCGCTCGCCCGACTGCCCGCCAGCAAAGGCGCCATGGCCCAACTCCCCGGCGGCACCGTCGATGCCCTCAACGAAGCCGTGATCAAAGACTGCGGCGCCGACATCATCGCCGAAGCCACCTTCACCAATCCCGTGGACGGCGAGCCTGCCACTTCCTTCTGCCGCTGGGCCCTGGAGCGCGGCAAACACGTGGTCACCACCAACAAAGGCCCCATCGCCCTGCACGGCGCCGAGCTCAAGGCCCTGGCCCAACGCAACAACGTCGCCTTCGAATACGAAGGCTCGGTCATGAGCGGCACCCCGGTCATCCGCCTCGCCAAACAAGCCCTGGCCGGCAGCTCGATCAGCGGTTTCGAAGGCATCCTCAACGGCACCTCCAACTTCGTCCTCACCGCCATGGAAGGCGGCCTCGGGTTCGCCGAAGCCGTCAGCCAGGCCCAAGCCCTGGGCTACGCCGAAGCCGACCCAACCGCCGACGTCGAAGGCCACGACGTGCGCCTGAAAGTGGTCATCCTCGCCAACGAACTGCTCGACGCCAAACTCACCGTCAACGACGTCAGCTGCAAAGGCATCTCCGCCCTCAGCCTCGACGACATCGAAAAAGCCCGCCGCGACAACGCACGCTGGAAACTCATCGGCGCCGCCACCCGCAATGCCGACGGCTCCATCAGCGCCAGCGTCGAACCGCGCCTGCTCAGCAACGACCACCCGCTGGCGAGCATCAGCAGCGCCACCAACGCCGTGTCGTTCACCAGCGAACTGCTCGGTGCCGTCACCGTCTCCGGCCCAGGCGCAGGCCGCACCGAAACCGCGTTCGCGCTGCTGTCGGACATCATCAGCATCCACCAATCGGCAACCCGCAAACAGGAGCACACCCTGTGA
- a CDS encoding Lrp/AsnC family transcriptional regulator, which produces MKRILDPLDERIIAELRLNARAAHAELATKVNLSRNAVRQRIERLERDGVIQGYTVRTGEGAQASSNINAVIFVYRYDRMRGAEVLKALQAMPEVLQCDVMSGEFDLMLRVGAANPERVHKVWKEISALPGVENTVTSFVLSSVV; this is translated from the coding sequence ATGAAGCGAATCCTCGATCCCCTCGACGAACGCATCATCGCCGAACTGCGCCTCAACGCCCGCGCTGCCCACGCCGAGCTGGCGACCAAGGTCAACCTCTCGCGCAACGCCGTCCGCCAACGCATCGAACGCCTCGAACGCGACGGCGTGATCCAGGGCTACACCGTTCGCACGGGGGAGGGCGCGCAAGCGTCGTCGAACATCAACGCCGTGATCTTCGTCTACCGCTACGACCGCATGCGCGGCGCCGAAGTGTTGAAGGCATTGCAGGCTATGCCGGAAGTGCTGCAGTGCGACGTGATGAGTGGTGAGTTTGACTTGATGCTGAGAGTCGGCGCGGCGAACCCGGAGCGGGTGCACAAGGTGTGGAAAGAGATCTCGGCGCTGCCCGGGGTAGAGAACACCGTGACGTCGTTTGTGTTGTCTTCGGTGGTCTGA